A genomic window from Betta splendens chromosome 24, fBetSpl5.4, whole genome shotgun sequence includes:
- the hebp2 gene encoding heme-binding protein 2, which yields MLKALGQTFFSTGLQNPGFTAGEPKGRDYEVRTYHAAKWASTTLSGMQMDAAMSAGFRRLFSYIQGNNQSKAKVEMTAPVTCRVDPGAGPACESRFTVSFYVPEEQQASPPEPSDPEVFVEQRKEFTAYVRTYGGFSSDTMRQEELLKLLESLQRDGVQFVDKPFYTAGYDSPFKLTNRRNEVWILQKNPEEAE from the exons ATGCTGAAAGCTCTGGGACAGACGTTCTTCTCCACCGGGCTGCAGAACCCCGGCTTCACGGCGGGGGAGCCCAAG GGACGGGACTACGAGGTCCGCACCTACCACGCCGCCAAGTGGGCGAGCACCACGCTGAGTGGGATGCAGATGGACGCGGCCATGAGCGCCGGCTTCCGCAGACTCTTCAGCTACATCCAAGGCAACAACCAGAGCA AGGCCAAAGTGGAGATGACGGCACCGGTGACCTGCCGCGTGGAccccggcgccggcccggcgTGCGAGTCCCGCTTCACCGTGTCCTTCTACGTCCCCGAGGAGCAACAGGCGAGCCCACCAGAACCCAGCGACCCAGAGGTGTTCGTGGAGCAACGGAAGGAGTTCACAGCCTACGTCAG GACCTACGGCGGCTTCTCCAGCGACACCATGAGGCAGGAGGAGCTCCTGAAACTGCTGGAGAGCCTCCAGAGGGACGGGGTCCAGTTCGTGGACAAGCCGTTCTACACCGCGGGCTACGACAGCCCCTTCAAGCTCACCAACCGCAGGAACGAGGTCTGGATCCTCCAGAAGAACCCAGAGGAGGCGGagtag